From Terriglobales bacterium:
GCGCCCAGTTTGTCGTGCAGTCCCTGAATGCCTTTGAGCGCCCCGAAGACCTCGGCGGAAGCGGCGGATTCCGCGACCTGGATGGAGCCGCCCAGGTCGAACCACTGCACCACTTGCTGCAGGTTGGCGCCTTTAAAGTAGGAGTCGAAGGTGCGGGCGACGGCGGCGCGGATGAGCTCGCGGGCGACGTTGTCGGCGCCGCGCATCTCGCCTTCATACTCCAGTTCGAGTTTGCCGGTGATGGCGGGCATGGCGGCGTAGACGTCGCCGATACGCGGAACGACCAGCGTCTCTTTATTTCGAAGCGCGCGGCGCTCGGCGTTGGAGATGACGTTCTCCATGCAGGTGATGGAGAGCCGCTGGGAGACGCCGGAGCGCTTGTCGATGCGCTTGTCCTCGCGCGCGGCGAAGGCGACGCTCTCGATGACCTCGCGCACGAACTTGGGCACGACCAGGCGGTGGCCGTCGCGCTCCACCCAGGCCTCCTGCGCGGTGATGGCGATGCCTTCTTCGAGCGTGGCCGGGTAGTGGGTGCGGACCTCCGAGCCCAGGCGGTCCTTGAGCGGGGTGACGATCTTGCCGCGCGCGGTGTAGTCCTCGGGATTGGCGGTGAAGACCAGGGCCACGTCCAGCGGCAGGCGCAGCGGGTAGCCCTTAATCTGCACGTCGCCCTCTTGCATGATGTTGAACAGCCCGACCTGGATCTTGCCGGCGAGGTCGGGAAGCTCGTTCAAGGCGAAGATGCCCCGGTTCGAGCGGGGCAGCAGGCCATAATGCACGGTGAACTCGCTGGAGAGTTCGTGCCCGCCGCGCGCCGCCTTGATGGGATCGATGTCGCCGATGAGGTCGGCGATGGTGACGTCAGGGGTGGCCAGCTTCTCCACGTAGCGCTGCTCCGGCGCGAGCCAGGCGATGCCGGTGGCGTCGCCGCACTTGGCGAGCAGCTCGCGGCAGCGGCGGCAGATAGGCGCGTAGGGGTTGTCATGGATCTCGCAGCCCGCTACGTAGGGCAGGTGCGGGTCGAGCAGCACGGTGAGCGAGCGCAGAATGCGGCTTTTGGCCTGGCCGCGCAATCCCAGCAGGATGAAGTTGTGGCGCGAGAGGATGGCGTTGATGAGCTGCGGGATGACCGAATCGTCGTACCCGATGATGCCGGGGAAGATGAGGTCGCCCACGCGCAGGCGGGTAATCAGGTTCTCGCGCAGCTCGTCTTTCACGCGGCGCGTATTCAGGCGCTTCTCGGAAAACTCGCTCTGCCGAAGCTCGCCCAAAGTCTGCGGAAGCTGGTTCATGCGGAAGGATTCCTGTCAGAGGATTATACGCCGCGCATTCATATGGCGTGGCCGTTGCCGCCGGCGGTCTTGCGGGCTTTGACGGTGCGGCGCATGCGGGGAAGTAGGGTCTGGTAGTACTCGATGACGGACTGCAGCCGCTCGGGCTCGGAGCGCATGCCCAGGAGCGTCTGCTTGAAGTCGAGGTCGAGCGGCAGGGCGGCGGCGAGCTGGAGGGAAAGTTGCGGGTGGTCGGTCTCGACAGCGGCGGGCTCTTCGGCGCCGGCGAGCGACATCAATTCCTTTTGCAACTCGGCGGCGCGGGCGATCTCGCGGGGAGTAGCCGCCCCGGGCGCGTCTTCAAAGTAGTGCACCGCGGCGCGCAGGAAGGCGCGGTCCTGGTCGATCTGCTGCACCTCGAAGCGGCGGCGTCCTTCGGTGAGGATGTCCAGGCGGCCGTCGTCGTATTTCTTGGTGACCTCGAGGATCTCGGCGGTGCAGCCGACTTCCGCCAGTCCTTTCTCCACCGCCCGCACCACACCGAAGGGCGCTTTCTGCTCCAGACACTCGCCGATCATCTCCTTGTAGCGCGGCTCGAAGATGTGCAGCGGCAGCGGCGTCTCGGGGAAGAGCACGAGTTCGAGCGGAAAGATGGGCAGCAGGTCCACGAGCAGATTCTACGCCCGGCTTGACTTGAAGGACGGGAGCCAATACAAGGCTGGTATGGAACTCGACGGGAAAGTCGTGGTGGTGACCGGCGGCTCGATGGGGATCGGCGAGGCCATCGCCAAGGAGTTCGTGGACGCGGGAGCGAGCGCCGTGCTTTCCTCGCGGGACATCAAGCGCAGCGAGGAGGCGCGCTCGCGCATCGGCCGCGGGGAGCGCACGCTGGCCGTGGCCTGCGACGTCCGCAAGCGGGCCGACCTGGAAGCGCTGCTCAAGGCGGCGATCGACCGCTTTGGGCGCGTGGACGTCTGGGTCAACAACGCCGGCTAC
This genomic window contains:
- a CDS encoding LON peptidase substrate-binding domain-containing protein translates to MDLLPIFPLELVLFPETPLPLHIFEPRYKEMIGECLEQKAPFGVVRAVEKGLAEVGCTAEILEVTKKYDDGRLDILTEGRRRFEVQQIDQDRAFLRAAVHYFEDAPGAATPREIARAAELQKELMSLAGAEEPAAVETDHPQLSLQLAAALPLDLDFKQTLLGMRSEPERLQSVIEYYQTLLPRMRRTVKARKTAGGNGHAI
- a CDS encoding magnesium chelatase codes for the protein MNQLPQTLGELRQSEFSEKRLNTRRVKDELRENLITRLRVGDLIFPGIIGYDDSVIPQLINAILSRHNFILLGLRGQAKSRILRSLTVLLDPHLPYVAGCEIHDNPYAPICRRCRELLAKCGDATGIAWLAPEQRYVEKLATPDVTIADLIGDIDPIKAARGGHELSSEFTVHYGLLPRSNRGIFALNELPDLAGKIQVGLFNIMQEGDVQIKGYPLRLPLDVALVFTANPEDYTARGKIVTPLKDRLGSEVRTHYPATLEEGIAITAQEAWVERDGHRLVVPKFVREVIESVAFAAREDKRIDKRSGVSQRLSITCMENVISNAERRALRNKETLVVPRIGDVYAAMPAITGKLELEYEGEMRGADNVARELIRAAVARTFDSYFKGANLQQVVQWFDLGGSIQVAESAASAEVFGALKGIQGLHDKLGA